One genomic window of Glycine max cultivar Williams 82 chromosome 16, Glycine_max_v4.0, whole genome shotgun sequence includes the following:
- the LOC100798240 gene encoding protein ENHANCED DISEASE RESISTANCE 4: protein MEDSTKLRLVRCPKCQNVLPELANYTVYQCGGCNTVLRGKPKGSEGGGRLWQASDEEQGGGDQDASGSFLRKGVVDLSDNSDVDVRSSGGSSREGQRRDLKKSNKGHERFLDDSRDGDEKGVLEDGFNVNKDKRGKSIGREQQEQKTHMGGDQFYGRMSNLPIGERGEMEGFWRKPQADMEDVRFATLNYPDEGSSNSYSSFSYNYGEQWRNYKDMDGVSRVQHLEQDRAEILRKLDELSNQLNKSCEVVSNPKEKVLPEGKMVPPDPFSGPETRFPDGSSAMNRSSRQFFGPTSNKHMAGSPYFNYQDPYAYRSGHEMAMHNFYPSMHNPNYVPGYGDPFVSEMMRGSHPLPRQFPQQPMHPYFPGRYTDTGPDSYDACAQNAMLHPPSCPCFRCYDNKRRGPVPAPAAFGNSRFPHTPNDSMLYRHEIPGAVGPHVHNARTAIPAVSLHEKQLHTRWPRDYNSEMGGFVGSRPRKVVPGSGGRHCLPIAGGSPFITCHICYELLQLPKKTLVMVKNCQQKMRCGACSSEIKFAVIDKKLVFSPHSQTEETTTSTRVDDATNEVVNSRVFHARGDVNTGAANFSSDDYSGYDFHSVDRESPVLAADPSLNSTKSRERQSFHSSSPSTSNDENSSEVMAAPSEALKSIHQPTKASQSSPGGSFNNAVNRLGKGNQSSRSDQETEKIEKNASRQNSLKELVLATEMDVIDYSNNGISQDLGDASGEHDHPRSSKRGESFLANIIKKDNEKNNVTVNGQPISDCMIKKAEKLAGPIQPGNYWYDSRAGFWGVMGGPCLGIILPFIEEFRHPMPDKCAGGNTGVYVNGRELHQKDLDLLSRRGLPRDSNRYYIVEISGRVQDEDTGEDLDSLGKLAPTVEKERRGFGMKVPRAAA, encoded by the exons ATGGAGGACTCAACCAAGTTGCGTTTGGTGCGGTGCCCCAAGTGTCAAAATGTTCTTCCAGAGCTTGCCAATTACACTGTTTATCAATGTGGTGGTTGTAACACTGTTCTTCGAG GAAAGCCTAAAGGTTCTGAAGGTGGTGGTAGGTTGTGGCAAGCCTCAGATGAGGAACAAGGTGGGGGAGATCAAGACGCATCAGGAAGTTTCTTGAGGAAAGGGGTAGTTGATTTGAGTGATAATTCAGATGTTGATGTTAGGTCTAGTGGTGGTTCCTCCAGGGAGGGTCAAAGAAGGGATTTGAAGAAATCAAATAAAGGACATGAGAGGTTTTTGGATGATTCTAGAGATGGGGATGAGAAAGGGGTTTTGGAGGATGGTTTTAATGTCAATAAGGACAAAAGGGGTAAGTCAATTGGAAGGGAGCAGCAGGAGCAGAAGACTCACATGGGAGGGGACCAATTCTATGGGAGAATGTCTAATTTGCCAATTGGGGAAAGAGGTGAGATGGAGGGGTTTTGGAGAAAGCCACAAGCAGATATGGAGGATGTGAGATTTGCCACTCTGAATTATCCCGACGAGGGATCTTCAAATAGCTATTCCAGTTTTTCTTACAATTATGGGGAGCAATGGAGGAATTACAAGGACATGGATGGTGTCAGTAGGGTTCAGCACCTTGAGCAAGATCGAGCCGAGATTCTAAGGAAGCTGGATGAGTTGTCCAACCAGTTGAACAAGTCTTGTGAGGTGGTTAGTAACCCAAAAGAAAAGGTTCTTCCTGAGGGAAAGATGGTTCCTCCAGATCCTTTTAGTGGCCCTGAAACTCGGTTTCCAGATGGATCATCAGCGATGAACAGGTCCTCAAGACAATTCTTTGGCCCTACTAGTAATAAACATATGGCAGGTtccccttattttaattatcaagATCCATATGCTTATAGAAGTGGTCATGAAATGGCTATGCACAACTTCTACCCTTCTATGCATAATCCCAATTATGTTCCTGGATATGGGGATCCTTTTGTATCTGAGATGATGAGAGGTTCACATCCTTTACCCCGTCAGTTCCCGCAACAACCAATGCACCCCTACTTTCCTGGACGCTATACTGATACTGGTCCAGATTCATATGATGCATGTGCACAGAATGCTATGCTTCACCCACCTTCTTGCCCATGTTTTCGTTGCTATGACAACAAAAGAAGAGGTCCAGTGCCGGCACCTGCTGCATTCGGTAACAGCAGATTCCCTCATACCCCAAATGATTCTATGCTATACCGTCATGAGATTCCAGGGGCAGTTGGTCCACATGTTCATAATGCTAGAACTGCCATTCCTGCTGTGAGTTTGCATGAAAAACAACTGCATACAAGATGGCCCAGAGACTACAATTCTGAGATGGGTGGATTTGTTGGAAGCCGTCCTCGAAAAGTAGTGCCTGGTAGTGGTGGTCGTCATTGCCTTCCTATAGCTGGTGGTTCTCCTTTCATCACATGTCATATTTGCTATGAGTTACTGCAACTGCCTAAAAAGACACTGGTCATGGTGAAAAATTGTCAGCAAAAAATGCGATGTGGAGCTTGTTCTTCAGAAATAAAATTTGCTGTCATCGATAAGAAGCTAGTTTTTTCTCCTCATTCACAAACAGAGGAAACTACCACATCCACGAGAGTTGATGATGCCACTAATGAGGTTGTGAATAGTCGTGTATTCCATGCCCGTGGTGATGTGAACACGGGTGCTGCAAACTTCTCGTCTGATGATTATTCTGGTTATGATTTTCATTCAGTTGATAGAGAATCTCCTGTGCTGGCTGCAGACCCAAGCTTGAACTCTACCAAGTCCCGGGAGAGGCAAAGTTTCCATTCTTCATCTCCCAGTACTTCTAATGATGAAAATAGTTCTGAGGTTATGGCTGCTCCAAGTGAAGCTCTTAAGTCCATTCATCAACCGACTAAAGCCTCTCAGTCTTCACCTGGTGGTTCATTTAATAATGCTGTAAATCGATTAGGGAAAGGAAACCAAAGTAGTCGGTCAGATCAAGAGacggaaaaaatagaaaagaatgcCTCAAGGCAGAATTCTTTGAAAGAGCTAGTGCTTGCAACTGAGATGGATGTCATTGATTATTCTAACAACGGGATCTCCCAGGATTTGGGTGATGCAAGCGGAGAACATGATCATCCTAGATCTAGCAAAAGGGGTGAATCATTTTTAGCAAACATTATCAAGaaagataatgaaaaaaataatgttactgTAAACGGACAGCCCATATCAGATTGCATGATTAAGAAGGCTGAAAAGCTAGCTGGACCAATCCAGCCTGGGAATTACTG GTATGATTCTCGAGCTGGATTTTGGGGTGTCATGGGTGGACCATGTCTTGGAATAATTCTG CCATTCATAGAAGAGTTCCGGCATCCAATGCCAGATAAATGTGCTGGTGGAAATACTGGTGTTTATGTAAATGGTAGAGAACTTCACCAAAAAGATTTAGATTTGCTTTCTCGTAGAGGACTTCCTCGTGATAGCAATAGATATTATATTGTTGAGATTTCTGGGAGAGTCCAGGACGAAGACACAGGAGAAGATCTGGACAGCCTTGGCAAACTTGCACCAAC AGTGGAGAAAGAAAGGCGTGGATTTGGCATGAAAGTACCCAGAGCAGCTGCATAA